The Paenibacillus swuensis genome contains the following window.
TCGCTTACGCTCTCTATGGACCAATGCCCTGGTGGATTGCTCGAATTCGGCCAAGGATGGGTCCAGACAACCTTCACCCGCCAGTAAAGCCAGCGCATTTACGCTCCAAGTCACTTGTTTACCTCGCATGCGTTCCGCCACGGAACGGTGTGCAATTGCATAGCCAAGGCGAAGGCCCGGTATGCCATAAAATTTGGTCATGGAATGGATGATGATTAATCGTGTGTATTTTGACAGCTCAGAGAGTAAGGTAACCCGCTCTTCCGGGGGGATAAAATCGACGAAAGCCTCATCCAACACCAAATACGAACCGACCGCTTCGGCGCGGTCAGCTAATGCTCTCAGCTCCTCCAACGGATACGTGCTGCCTGTCGGGTTGTTGGGATGTCCGAGGAATACCAGATCCGCTTGCTCAAGTAAGGCTAACAGTTCGTCCAACGTAGGGCGGAAATCGCGTTCGGCTTTACCGGTTACCGTGATGACCCGGGAACCGAATTGCTCCGCGAGCGAAGCGTATTCAGAGAAGCAAGGGGCCGCGATGCCCACTGCCCGAACATCCAGCCCCAACAAGGCAAGCGCCATGCATTCGGCGGCACCGTTGCCAACGACTAGTTCTTCTGGGTCGACGCCTAATCTGGCAGCTAATTTTCGCCGAAAGTTACGATGCGCAGGGTCGGGGTAATGTAAAATTTCCGGCAAGCCGTTCACTAACGCTTCGAGTACTTGTACAGGAGTGCCTAGCGGATTAATGTTAGCGCTGAAATCCAACATTTGATTGGGTTTATATCCGAATAGAGCTGCCGCGGTATCCCGGTCCCCTCCGTGTCCGTACGTTTCCAGATTCCCTTGTGTATTCGTGCTCACGATTCCTGTATTCCTGCTCATTACACAACCCCGTTCCCTTAACAAAACTGCTATTTTATATCTATTTCCTTTTGACCAATCTCTATCTTATGGCTAATATCTATCTCGTGGCTAAAACCTATAATGTCATATACGTAATCCATGTTCAGATGCTGCTCCACATGGTCTGCCAGCCGGTCAAATTCAGAGGCCCGCAGTTCACCAAAACGCAGGGGAACGCCTTCATAGGTTGTCCATCCTTTGCTTGTACGAATGGCGTTTAACCAGCTGCGACGAAGCTCATCGTTGTGCAGAATACCGTGCAGATAAGTTCCCCATAAACGTCCGTCCGGAGAACGCACACCGTCAAAGGTTCCATCCTCTAGACGGATAAACGGCATTTGGCCTTCTCCCAGCTTCGTCACACCCATGTGAATCTCATAGCCTTCCACCGGTATAGCACCGGGGCGCAATTGCTTGCGTTGAATATCTTGATGAGCTTGATGGGCTTGATGGGCTTGATCTTGCTCTTCCCGCTCATTCCAACCCGTGGCTGAGCCTTGTACGCGGAGTGTCTTTTTGACTGTAGCAAAAACTGTTTCTGCCGAGATTAAGCCCAGCCCCTCTGCCTGTTGCAGTCCCGGTACTGAGTCCACCCCATGGGGGTCAAGCAGGGTTTCGCCGAGCATCTGATAACCGCCGCAAATCCCTCCGAGCCAGCCGCCTCCCTCCACATACGTCGTAATCTTGCGATCCAACCCGGTGGTCCGGAGGAAGGCGAGGTCGCTGATGGTGTTTTTGCTGCCGGGGAGTAGGACCGCATCCGGTTTGCCGAATTGCTCAGCCTGTTCCACGTAACGAACGGTCACATCGGTTTCCGCAAGCAACGGGTCCGCATCCGTGAAGTTGGATAACCGCGGCAAGCGGATCACGGCAATGTCGAGCCTTGCGGAAGTCGCGCCCTCTTCACTGTGATTGGCAGCGAATTTCGAGGAACGCAGGGATAATGAATCTTCATCCTCCAACGACAAGTTTGGCAAAAAAGGAATAACGCCCACGACCGGCTTCCCCGTTCTGGCCTCCAGCCAATCCAAACCGGGCTGCAACAGCGCCACATCGCCGCGAAATTTGTTGATGATGAAGCCATTGACCCGCTCCCGCTCATGGGGCTCCAGGATGTCCAGGGTACCCACGATGGACGCGAACACCCCGCCCCGATCGATATCCGCCACAAGCAACACCGGCGCATCCGCCCAACCGGCCAGCCGCATGTTGACGATGTCGTTATCCTTCAGGTTCACTTCCGCCGGGCTGCCCGCACCTTCAATCAGGACCAAATCATGCGCTACCCGCAAACGTTCCAGCGCTTCTCTCACAATCGGTTCGGCTTGTTTTAAGTAGTCCCTGCGGTAAGCCTGCGCATCCATGACGGCTAGCGGCTTGCCGTGGACGACAACTTGTGAAGCCATATCGGAAGCAGGTTTAAGCAAAATCGGATTCATATCCGTAGTCGCCTGAATCCCGCAAGCATCCGCCTGCATTCCCTGCGCTCGTCCGATTTCCTTTCCGTCCAAGGTGACGTAGGAGTTGAGGGACATGTTCTGCGATTTGAAAGGCGCAACGGCTAAGCCGGTTCTGGCGAAAATACGGCACAGTGCGGCGGTGAGCAGGCTTTTGCCCACATCGGAGGCCGTACCTTGAATCATGAGCGTCGGCGCTTCCCGCGGAGGCTCGGTCCGTTGTAATAGTTTTGTTGCGCGTTGAACCTTGGAATCTTGCATCTATTTATTGGAGACGCCCGCGCTTTCGAACGTCGCCATCTCCTTCAGTATCCTTTGCGAAGCTTCAATCAGATGGAACGTCAATACCGCTCCCGTTCCTTCGCCCAGCCGCATATCCATATGGAGCACCGGGTTCAATCCGGTCGCTTCCATCAGGCGGGCATGGCCTTGCTCCATGGACAGGTGCGAGCCGACCATGTACCCCAAGGCTAGCGGAGCCAGCCGAACCGCCACCAACGCCGCCGCGGACGAGATGAATCCGTCCACGACGACCAGGCAGCGATGCGCCGCCGCGCCGAGGATCACCCCGACAAGCCCGGCGATTTCCAATCCGCCGAGCTTCGCCAGCACGTCCATCGTGTCGGAAGCATCCGGCGCGTTGACGTCCACCGCGCGGCGCACGACGTCCACCTTGTGGCGCCGCCGCGCTTCATCGATCCCGGTCCCCGCGCCTACGGCCAGGTCCGGATCGAGCCCGGTCAACGCGACCATCATCGCGGCACTCGGCGTCGTATTGCCGATGCCCATCTCCCCGGTCGCGAAGACCCGCACCCCTTGGGCGGCTTGCTCCGCCACAAGGTCAAAGCCCGCGCGCACGGCCGCCTCGGCCTCCGCGCGCGTCATGGCCGGGCCGCGGGCGATGTTGCCCGTGCCGCGGCGGATCTTGCGCTGCTCGAGCCCCGGGTGCTCGAGCTCCGCGTTCACGCCGATGTCCACGCATATGACATCGGCCCCGGCTTGGCGGGCGAGGACGTTGACCGCCGCGCCGCCGGTGAGGAAGTTGAGCACCATCTGCGGCGTGACTTCCGCCGGGAAGGCGCTGACGCCTTCCTCACAAACCCCGTGATCGCCCGCCATCACGATGACGGCTTTGCGGGACAAATCCGGCGTCACCTCGCCTGTAATTCCGGCGGCTTGCTTCGCCAAATCCTCCAACTTGCCCAAGCTGCCCGGGGGCTTCGTCAGGGAGTCCAGCCTGCGCTGCGCACCCTCCATAGCCTCGGCGTCCAACGGCTGAATGCGTTCCACCATTTGTTCAATCGTCAACATTAACAGTTCCCCTTCCATAATTGTTCGATATCAAAGACAAACTTGTATCCACATTTACGCCTTCTATTAGATCTATCCATACGCGTGCAAGGTTGGCGGCAAGTGACGGCTGTCATTTCATAGAAGATAATTATCCCGAAATCCGTCCCGAACGCAGCAACACCTGCGGCAACCCGCTCTCCGGGTGCGGCACGATAATGGGCTTGGTTCCGTAAATTCGCTCAATCCATTCCTCCGCAAGCACCTCGGAAGGTGTTCCGGTCACCGCCACTTTACCCTCGTGAAGAACCGTAAGTTCATCGCAATATTGCGCAGCCAGGTTTAAATCATGCAGAACGGCGATGACCGTCATGCCGCACTCCTTTTGCCAAGTTCGAACATAATCCATCATCTGGATCTGATATCCGATATCCAAAAAAGTCGTAGGCTCATCCAGCAGCAACAGCGCAGGCTCTTGCACCATCGTCTTGCCCAACGCTACCCGTTGGCGTTCGCCGCCGCTCAGCAGGGATACCTCTTGCTCCGAGTACCGCGTAAGTCCGAGTCGCTCCATCACTTCGTCGATGAGCTTGTCCGATGGCTCGGCTTCCGTGCCCAGCCAGCTTTGGTATGGATAACGTCCCATCTCAATGGTCTCCCTAACCGTGAACCCTACAGGCGGCAAGCCGTCTTGTTGCAGAACGGCCATCCGCCGGGCAAGCTCCTTGCGGGAATAGCTGCCGATGTCCTTACCGGCCATCCTCACAGTTCCCCGGTCCGGCTTCTCCACGCCCGAGAGGAGCTTCAGCAACGTGGATTTCCCGCTTCCGTTCGGCCCGATAATGCCGTAGAACGATCCCTCCGGCACGGTCAAAGTCACGTCATGAAGCACGAGACGCCCTGTTTTCCCGTACCTTTTGTCCACATCAACGGCTTCAATCATCCTTTATCCCCTTCCCGTTTTTCGTTTACGCAATAAATAAGCAAAGAAAGGGGCGCCGATGAAAGCGGTAATGACGCCGAGCGGAATCTCTTTCGGGGAAAGCACCAGTCTCGCCAGCGTGTCAGACCACAGAACATAAATCGCTCCGACCAACGCGGATACCGGTATAAGAATGCGGTAATCCGGCCCCAGCACCAACCGTACCAGGTGAGGGACAACCAGGCCGACAAAACCCACCACACCCGCTACCGAAACCGCAGCCGCCGTAAGCAGCGTGGATACGATGAGTACGATCATCTTCGTTCTTTGTACGTGAACGCCCATATGAGCGGCCTGACGTTCCCCTAAAGCAAACAAGTTTAGATCCCTGCTGTATCGGATCAGGACACAGAGCCCGACAATCACATAGGGGAGCAGCATGAACGAGTAGTCCCAGCCCCTTTTGGACAAACTGCCCATCATCCAGTACACAATCTCATTTACAACGTTATTAGACAAAGATACCATAAAGGACACCGTCGAACCGAGAAAAGCCTGTACGACCACACCCGACAAAAGC
Protein-coding sequences here:
- a CDS encoding ABC transporter ATP-binding protein; translated protein: MIEAVDVDKRYGKTGRLVLHDVTLTVPEGSFYGIIGPNGSGKSTLLKLLSGVEKPDRGTVRMAGKDIGSYSRKELARRMAVLQQDGLPPVGFTVRETIEMGRYPYQSWLGTEAEPSDKLIDEVMERLGLTRYSEQEVSLLSGGERQRVALGKTMVQEPALLLLDEPTTFLDIGYQIQMMDYVRTWQKECGMTVIAVLHDLNLAAQYCDELTVLHEGKVAVTGTPSEVLAEEWIERIYGTKPIIVPHPESGLPQVLLRSGRISG
- a CDS encoding cobyric acid synthase, coding for MQDSKVQRATKLLQRTEPPREAPTLMIQGTASDVGKSLLTAALCRIFARTGLAVAPFKSQNMSLNSYVTLDGKEIGRAQGMQADACGIQATTDMNPILLKPASDMASQVVVHGKPLAVMDAQAYRRDYLKQAEPIVREALERLRVAHDLVLIEGAGSPAEVNLKDNDIVNMRLAGWADAPVLLVADIDRGGVFASIVGTLDILEPHERERVNGFIINKFRGDVALLQPGLDWLEARTGKPVVGVIPFLPNLSLEDEDSLSLRSSKFAANHSEEGATSARLDIAVIRLPRLSNFTDADPLLAETDVTVRYVEQAEQFGKPDAVLLPGSKNTISDLAFLRTTGLDRKITTYVEGGGWLGGICGGYQMLGETLLDPHGVDSVPGLQQAEGLGLISAETVFATVKKTLRVQGSATGWNEREEQDQAHQAHQAHQDIQRKQLRPGAIPVEGYEIHMGVTKLGEGQMPFIRLEDGTFDGVRSPDGRLWGTYLHGILHNDELRRSWLNAIRTSKGWTTYEGVPLRFGELRASEFDRLADHVEQHLNMDYVYDIIGFSHEIDISHKIEIGQKEIDIK
- the cobT gene encoding nicotinate-nucleotide--dimethylbenzimidazole phosphoribosyltransferase; translation: MLTIEQMVERIQPLDAEAMEGAQRRLDSLTKPPGSLGKLEDLAKQAAGITGEVTPDLSRKAVIVMAGDHGVCEEGVSAFPAEVTPQMVLNFLTGGAAVNVLARQAGADVICVDIGVNAELEHPGLEQRKIRRGTGNIARGPAMTRAEAEAAVRAGFDLVAEQAAQGVRVFATGEMGIGNTTPSAAMMVALTGLDPDLAVGAGTGIDEARRRHKVDVVRRAVDVNAPDASDTMDVLAKLGGLEIAGLVGVILGAAAHRCLVVVDGFISSAAALVAVRLAPLALGYMVGSHLSMEQGHARLMEATGLNPVLHMDMRLGEGTGAVLTFHLIEASQRILKEMATFESAGVSNK
- a CDS encoding FecCD family ABC transporter permease, with translation MRSKLGLAAGGALVLLLLSVMVSLSLGAAHVPFVRVWYILLDMIPGIRHSTTGYEAEYTIIKEVRLSRVVLAVLVGASLALAGAGFQGVLRNPLADPYTLGVATGASVGAAFLILFGLQGWIGEWTIPLVAFITGMLTLFGVLRLAYHDGRMELETLLLSGVVVQAFLGSTVSFMVSLSNNVVNEIVYWMMGSLSKRGWDYSFMLLPYVIVGLCVLIRYSRDLNLFALGERQAAHMGVHVQRTKMIVLIVSTLLTAAAVSVAGVVGFVGLVVPHLVRLVLGPDYRILIPVSALVGAIYVLWSDTLARLVLSPKEIPLGVITAFIGAPFFAYLLRKRKTGRG
- the cobD gene encoding threonine-phosphate decarboxylase CobD, encoding MSRNTGIVSTNTQGNLETYGHGGDRDTAAALFGYKPNQMLDFSANINPLGTPVQVLEALVNGLPEILHYPDPAHRNFRRKLAARLGVDPEELVVGNGAAECMALALLGLDVRAVGIAAPCFSEYASLAEQFGSRVITVTGKAERDFRPTLDELLALLEQADLVFLGHPNNPTGSTYPLEELRALADRAEAVGSYLVLDEAFVDFIPPEERVTLLSELSKYTRLIIIHSMTKFYGIPGLRLGYAIAHRSVAERMRGKQVTWSVNALALLAGEGCLDPSLAEFEQSTRALVHRERKRLVKALQAPDLGWTVWPSAANFLLVRLPEPWTAAELQSAMGLRGIMIRNCAMYEGLTPHDFRIAVRGPADNDRLLTALRAFAQERKGSSL